The Rhododendron vialii isolate Sample 1 chromosome 8a, ASM3025357v1 genome has a window encoding:
- the LOC131335617 gene encoding pentatricopeptide repeat-containing protein At1g77360, mitochondrial-like translates to MRKDRKRSQREDSSSSSTTIIDRNNHHKKHHHNNSTPPIPPTGKPSSSAFVSYLEIPNLNPKLKLFCEIIANTPSLSVEKVLDDTGIRVSQEDVEEVLKLSYGFPGPAVKFFRWSGIQLRDRHSPYAWNLVVDLLGKNKLFDAMWDAIKSMRKEGLLSLATFASVFSSYVGADRVDEAIMTFEVMDQYGCRRDTVALNSLISAVCREGKMVKAREFLRVARELVRPDADTYAILLEGWENEGDAASARQTFAQMISDIGWDPKNVPAYDSFLTTLVKAPDGMVEVLRFLETMKDRGCHPGVKFFKVALEECVRTGDGRSAKLLWETMIRINGFRPDTQMYNSVIALHGYLNDSDLAIGLLDEMVFNGAFPDSQSYSILLRFLIKKKRVRDASPVFAEMVKNEFVPDHEICSSAVKMYMDHGDTYMAIKVWKFMIENYKSDLEETGNTLVMGLREINRVPEAVKYAEDMIDRGIKLKSSTLSLLKQSLSKVGKGFLYDELLRKWKTR, encoded by the coding sequence atgagGAAAGACCGAAAGCGATCGCAACGCGaggactcctcctcctcctccaccaccattatCGACCGCAACAACCACCACAAGAAGCACCACCACAACAACAGCACCCCCCCAATTCCGCCAACTGGTAAGCCGTCGTCTTCCGCCTTCGTTTCGTACCTCGAAATCCCCAACTTAAACCCTAAGTTGAAGCTTTTCTGCGAAATCATCGCCAACACCCCCTCCCTCTCCGTCGAGAAGGTTCTCGACGATACGGGCATTAGGGTTTCCCAGGAGGACGTCGAGGAAGTCCTCAAGCTCTCCTACGGGTTCCCCGGCCCCGCCGTGAAGTTCTTCCGGTGGTCCGGGATCCAGTTACGCGACAGACACAGCCCTTACGCTTGGAATTTAGTTGTGGATTTGTTAGGCAAGAATAAGCTGTTTGATGCAATGTGGGACGCGATTAAGTCCATGAGGAAAGAAGGGTTGCTTTCGCTGGCGACTTTCGCGTCGGTTTTTAGCAGTTACGTTGGTGCTGATCGAGTTGACGAAGCGATCATGACGTTTGAGGTGATGGATCAGTACGGGTGTAGGAGGGATACGGTGGCGTTGAATTCACTCATTAGTGCCGTTTGTAGGGAGGGGAAGATGGTGAAGGCGAGGGAGTTTTTGCGCGTGGCCAGGGAGCTGGTTAGGCCGGATGCTGATACGTATGCGATTTTGCTCGAGGGGTGGGAGAATGAAGGGGATGCGGCTAGTGCTAGGCAGACTTTTGCACAGATGATAAGTGATATAGGTTGGGACCCAAAGAATGTGCCTGCGTACGATTCGTTCTTGACCACTTTGGTTAAGGCTCCGGATGGGATGGTGGAGGTGTTGAGGTTTTTGGAAACGATGAAGGATAGGGGATGTCATCCGGGGGTGAAGTTTTTCAAGGTTGCGCTTGAAGAGTGCGTGAGGACAGGTGACGGGAGGAGTGCTAAGTTACTTTGGGAGACAATGATTAGAATAAATGGGTTTAGACCTGATACCCAGATGTATAATTCGGTGATTGCTTTGCATGGTTATCTTAATGATTCTGACTTAGCTATAGGGCTTTTGGACGAAATGGTATTTAATGGTGCTTTCCCTGACTCTCAGTCATATAGTATATTGTTGAGATTCTTGATTAAGAAAAAGAGGGTACGGGATGCTTCGCCGGTTTTTGCTGAAATGGTTAAGAATGAGTTTGTTCCTGACCATGAAATCTGTAGTTCAGCTGTTAAGATGTATATGGATCATGGGGACACTTACATGGCCATCAAGGTTTGGAAATTCATGATTGAGAATTACAAGTCTGATTTGGAAGAAACTGGGAATACGCTGGTGATGGGGCTTCGTGAGATTAATAGGGTCCCCGAAGCTGTCAAGTATGCTGAGGATATGATTGATCGAGGGATCAAGTTGAAATCTTCTACATTGTCACTGTTGAAACAGAGCCTTTCCAAAGTGGGGAAGGGGTTTCTTTATGACGAGCTTCTGAGGAAATGGAAAACTCGATAG